A window from Streptomyces sp. NBC_00335 encodes these proteins:
- a CDS encoding response regulator transcription factor, which translates to MSADAGRVAVLGDCPLLRHGVARVLEAADGPAFVLGAGSVDEVTAALERGEALAGDVLLVDLRLSPGCLAEVVARLAGLGFAVLVLSSGPPDDARGALRAGARGCLSRRAGERELLAAIRLVAGGCSYVSADLAVGPVPDAAPPCHVTDRERQVLELVARGETDHGIAVRLGISEHTVHSHLDRLRDKIGSRRRADLTRFALTHDLIPASS; encoded by the coding sequence ATGAGTGCGGACGCGGGACGGGTCGCCGTCCTCGGTGACTGCCCGCTGCTGCGCCACGGCGTGGCCCGCGTGCTCGAAGCGGCCGACGGCCCGGCCTTCGTACTGGGCGCCGGATCGGTCGATGAGGTGACCGCCGCGCTGGAGCGCGGGGAGGCCCTGGCCGGGGACGTCCTGCTCGTCGACCTCCGGCTGTCGCCCGGATGCCTGGCGGAGGTGGTGGCGCGGCTGGCCGGACTCGGGTTCGCCGTCCTGGTGCTCTCCTCCGGCCCGCCCGACGACGCCCGGGGCGCGCTGCGCGCCGGAGCCCGCGGCTGCCTGAGCCGGCGGGCCGGGGAGCGCGAACTGCTCGCCGCGATCCGGCTGGTCGCCGGCGGCTGCTCGTACGTCTCCGCCGATCTCGCCGTGGGGCCGGTCCCGGACGCGGCGCCCCCCTGCCACGTCACGGACCGCGAACGGCAGGTCCTGGAGCTGGTCGCCCGCGGGGAGACCGACCACGGCATCGCCGTCCGGCTGGGCATCAGCGAGCACACCGTGCACTCCCACCTGGACCGGCTCCGCGACAAGATCGGCTCGCGGCGGCGGGCCGACCTGACGCGTTTCGCCCTGACCCACGACCTCATCCCGGCCTCCTCCTGA